A single genomic interval of Paenibacillus sp. JQZ6Y-1 harbors:
- the rho gene encoding transcription termination factor Rho: protein MDLQIADLEEMKLTDLYKLAKQYQIPYYGQLKKKELIFAILRAQAEKSGLMFMQGVLEILPEGYGFLRPINYLPSAEDIYISASQIRKFDLRTGDLVSGKCRAPKENERYFGLLQVNAVNGTSPEQAAERLHFPALTPLYPQKKLVLETAPNKLSTRIMDVLAPVGLGQRGLIVAPPKAGKTLLLKEIANSISTNNPEIELFVLLIDERPEEVTDMQRSVKGEVIASTFDELPENHIKVAELVLERALRLVEHKKDVVILLDSITRLARAYNLVIPPSGRTLSGGIDPAAFHRPKRFFGSARNVEEGGSLTILATALIDTGSRMDDIIYEEFKGTGNMELHLDRKLSERRIFPAIDIRRSGTRREEDLLAKEELDTIWHIRKNMNETPDFVEGFLKKLRNSKTNQEFLASFDTTEDNRSNGSGNSSTGKKASTGSSSNSSSNGRRTTRSTATSATTN, encoded by the coding sequence ATGGATTTACAAATTGCCGATCTGGAAGAAATGAAGCTAACGGATCTATACAAGTTAGCGAAACAATACCAGATTCCTTACTATGGACAGCTAAAGAAAAAAGAGCTTATTTTTGCTATTTTGCGTGCACAGGCAGAGAAAAGTGGATTAATGTTTATGCAGGGCGTACTGGAAATTCTGCCAGAAGGCTATGGCTTCCTTCGTCCGATTAACTACCTGCCCAGCGCTGAAGATATTTATATTTCTGCATCCCAGATTCGCAAATTCGATCTGCGTACCGGCGATCTTGTTTCCGGTAAATGCAGAGCACCCAAAGAGAATGAACGCTACTTCGGTCTGCTTCAGGTTAATGCAGTCAATGGCACTAGCCCTGAACAAGCGGCGGAACGATTGCACTTCCCGGCTCTCACACCCCTCTACCCACAGAAGAAACTCGTACTGGAAACGGCTCCGAACAAATTGTCCACTCGGATTATGGACGTACTGGCTCCTGTTGGCTTAGGGCAGCGCGGTCTGATCGTAGCACCTCCCAAAGCAGGTAAAACCCTTTTACTCAAAGAAATCGCCAACAGCATTTCGACAAACAACCCGGAAATTGAACTGTTTGTGCTGCTGATCGACGAAAGACCGGAAGAAGTAACTGATATGCAGCGCTCTGTCAAAGGGGAAGTCATTGCTTCCACATTTGACGAATTGCCAGAAAATCATATCAAGGTAGCGGAACTCGTTTTGGAGCGTGCACTTCGTCTGGTAGAGCACAAAAAGGATGTCGTCATCCTGCTCGACAGTATCACCCGTCTTGCGCGTGCCTATAACCTAGTAATTCCACCTTCTGGACGTACGCTCAGCGGTGGTATTGACCCAGCAGCGTTCCATCGTCCCAAACGCTTTTTCGGCTCGGCACGGAACGTTGAGGAAGGTGGCAGCTTGACCATTCTCGCTACAGCGCTGATCGATACCGGCTCCCGTATGGACGATATCATTTACGAAGAGTTTAAAGGAACCGGTAATATGGAGCTGCATCTGGATCGCAAATTGTCCGAGCGCCGTATTTTCCCGGCAATCGATATTCGTCGCTCCGGTACGCGCCGCGAAGAAGACCTGCTCGCAAAAGAAGAGCTGGACACTATCTGGCATATCCGCAAAAATATGAACGAAACGCCAGACTTTGTCGAAGGCTTCCTCAAAAAGCTGCGTAATTCCAAAACAAATCAGGAATTCCTTGCTTCCTTTGATACGACTGAAGATAACCGGAGCAATGGATCAGGCAACAGCTCCACTGGTAAAAAGGCATCCACTGGTTCCAGTAGCAATTCCAGCAGTAACGGTCGCCGTACGACTCGCTCTACCGCTACATCAGCTACGACGAACTGA
- the dnaX gene encoding DNA polymerase III subunit gamma/tau, with amino-acid sequence MEHIALYRAWRPQSFQDMVGQQHIIQTLQNAIREERISHAYLFNGPRGTGKTSAAKILAKAINCEKGPSVEPCNECETCKRITSGNIMDVLEIDAASNRGVEEIRDLREKVKYAPTEVRRKVYIIDEVHMLTTEAFNALLKTLEEPPGHVVFILATTEPHRLPATIISRCQRFDFRRVSLQEQTQRLQLIAGQEGLEAEQDALEYIARLSDGGMRDALSILDQVSAFTEGKITYPQVLQMTGGIASEQFAELATALQQGDVGKVLQMVESFMQEGKSADKCMENLLYYFRDVLMIKMIPQAADLTERMLNPDNFRETAASFSREQLFGIIDTLNHYQTEMKYATQPQMLFEVALLKLSGIVESGGTAGGNVAASTSSSPADAGEIRQLKQQLAALEQKLEKAIKAGVGGGDSSGGAAANTGRRAPTPRISSAAKIPSQMNHYVANRSHENFTKISGSWSKVLQRVKEVKVTIHAWFVNCDPVSIHEDAILVAFKHDMHRETIEKAANREVIESVLQEVLGGSYRLVTMMQKDWMDAIEGTTEQPGEELKLEHEEEQGEALIDEAIQLFGEELVVIKE; translated from the coding sequence GTGGAACATATCGCACTTTATCGTGCTTGGCGGCCGCAGTCGTTTCAGGACATGGTAGGACAGCAGCATATCATTCAGACACTGCAGAATGCCATTCGGGAAGAGCGTATATCACATGCGTACCTGTTTAATGGACCAAGAGGAACAGGGAAAACGTCCGCTGCCAAAATACTGGCAAAGGCGATCAACTGTGAAAAAGGCCCTTCTGTTGAACCTTGTAACGAGTGTGAAACTTGCAAACGGATCACCTCGGGCAATATTATGGACGTGCTGGAGATTGACGCCGCATCCAACCGGGGTGTGGAAGAGATCCGCGACCTGCGGGAAAAGGTAAAATATGCGCCAACTGAAGTTCGGCGTAAAGTATACATTATTGACGAAGTCCACATGCTCACGACGGAAGCGTTCAATGCGCTGCTGAAAACGCTGGAAGAGCCGCCGGGGCATGTGGTCTTTATACTGGCAACAACCGAGCCGCATCGCTTACCAGCGACGATCATTTCACGCTGTCAGCGTTTTGATTTTCGGCGTGTATCGCTTCAGGAGCAAACCCAGCGACTGCAATTGATTGCCGGTCAGGAAGGATTGGAAGCGGAACAAGATGCACTGGAATACATTGCACGTCTATCTGATGGTGGAATGCGGGATGCACTGAGCATACTGGATCAGGTATCTGCCTTTACCGAAGGCAAGATCACCTATCCGCAGGTGCTGCAAATGACCGGTGGGATTGCCTCCGAGCAATTTGCTGAGCTGGCTACCGCATTACAGCAGGGCGATGTGGGTAAAGTATTGCAGATGGTTGAGTCCTTTATGCAGGAAGGCAAAAGCGCCGACAAGTGCATGGAGAATTTACTCTACTATTTCCGTGACGTACTCATGATCAAGATGATTCCACAGGCAGCCGATCTGACTGAGCGTATGCTGAACCCAGATAACTTCCGCGAGACTGCAGCGTCATTCAGTCGCGAGCAGTTATTTGGCATCATTGATACACTCAATCATTACCAGACTGAGATGAAGTATGCGACTCAGCCGCAGATGCTGTTTGAAGTTGCACTGCTCAAGCTGAGCGGAATTGTTGAATCCGGTGGCACGGCAGGTGGGAACGTAGCAGCTTCAACCTCTAGTTCCCCTGCGGACGCTGGCGAGATTCGTCAGCTCAAGCAGCAGCTCGCTGCATTGGAGCAAAAGCTGGAGAAGGCGATCAAAGCAGGTGTTGGTGGTGGCGATTCGAGTGGAGGCGCAGCAGCCAATACCGGACGCCGCGCACCGACGCCGCGTATCTCTTCAGCTGCCAAAATCCCGTCGCAAATGAATCACTATGTGGCGAATCGCAGCCATGAGAACTTTACCAAAATCTCAGGCTCTTGGAGCAAAGTGCTACAGCGTGTGAAGGAAGTCAAAGTGACCATTCACGCTTGGTTCGTCAACTGTGATCCGGTATCGATTCATGAGGATGCGATACTGGTTGCCTTCAAGCATGACATGCACCGCGAGACGATTGAAAAAGCGGCGAACCGCGAAGTCATCGAATCTGTATTGCAAGAAGTGTTGGGCGGCTCGTATCGTCTAGTGACCATGATGCAAAAAGATTGGATGGACGCCATTGAAGGAACAACCGAGCAGCCTGGCGAAGAATTGAAGCTGGAGCACGAAGAAGAACAAGGCGAAGCCTTGATTGATGAAGCCATCCAGCTGTTTGGCGAAGAACTTGTTGTTATTAAGGAATAA
- a CDS encoding YbaB/EbfC family nucleoid-associated protein, giving the protein MGNMNQMMKQVKKMQEQMLKAQEELGGKTVEGTSGGGVVSVEVNGHKKVLAINIKPEAVDPEDVEMLQDLIMAAVNDAMTKAEELANQDMGKFTGGMKIPGLF; this is encoded by the coding sequence ATGGGTAACATGAACCAGATGATGAAACAGGTAAAGAAAATGCAGGAGCAAATGCTGAAAGCACAGGAAGAATTGGGCGGCAAAACCGTTGAAGGTACATCCGGTGGTGGCGTTGTTTCCGTTGAAGTGAACGGACACAAAAAAGTACTCGCTATCAATATCAAACCAGAAGCGGTCGATCCAGAAGATGTTGAAATGCTGCAAGATCTGATCATGGCAGCTGTGAACGATGCAATGACCAAAGCCGAAGAACTCGCCAACCAAGATATGGGCAAATTCACAGGCGGAATGAAGATTCCGGGCCTGTTCTAA
- the recR gene encoding recombination mediator RecR translates to MYYPEPIAKLIDAFTHLPGVGPKTAGRLAFHVLRMKEDDVIDFAKALVNVKRNLHYCSVCGNITDSDPCQICQDKTRDASVICVVQEPKDLVAMERTREFNGYYHVLHGAISPIEGIGPEEIKLKELLNRLSDERVQELILATNPNIEGEATAMYISRLVKPFNLRVTRIAHGLPVGGDLEYADEVTLSKALEGRREL, encoded by the coding sequence TTGTATTATCCCGAACCGATTGCCAAGTTGATTGATGCTTTTACACACCTGCCGGGAGTTGGACCGAAAACAGCAGGGCGGCTGGCTTTTCATGTATTGCGTATGAAAGAGGATGACGTAATCGATTTTGCCAAAGCCCTGGTGAATGTGAAGCGCAATCTTCACTATTGTTCGGTCTGCGGTAATATTACGGACTCCGATCCTTGCCAGATTTGTCAGGACAAAACCCGCGATGCTTCGGTGATCTGTGTTGTGCAGGAGCCGAAAGATCTAGTAGCAATGGAGCGGACCAGAGAGTTTAACGGATATTATCATGTATTGCATGGTGCGATTTCTCCGATTGAAGGAATTGGACCGGAAGAGATCAAACTCAAAGAATTGCTGAACCGCCTGAGCGATGAGCGCGTACAGGAGTTGATTCTGGCAACCAATCCGAATATCGAGGGTGAAGCGACCGCGATGTACATTTCCAGACTGGTCAAACCGTTTAACCTTCGAGTGACTCGTATCGCGCACGGTCTGCCTGTCGGCGGCGATCTGGAATACGCGGATGAAGTTACACTCTCCAAAGCGCTAGAAGGACGTCGCGAACTCTAA
- a CDS encoding LacI family DNA-binding transcriptional regulator, producing the protein MQPTIHDVARLANTSKSTVSRYLNGQKVKKHTALALEQAIRELNFHRNMNARRLVMNKTFTIGVIVDNISNTFYSGLIRGIEQMVHRSGYNSVFYSWDSTLTDHPREEEKRESTFLKLLHEGQVDGLIMLSFCKRSLEELQRIADTPYPVVLIGDDGQQEQLLSVDVDHEAGIDDTVQYLYDLGHRRISYISGPSYITASTYRFQGYVQALQQRGIDYDEKLVISSDWSKEGGYTAMQHLLKRSSFTAVIGSNDEVAVGAMRAAVEAGLHVPTDMSIAGYDDIPISAWIMPGLTTVRQPLEQVGQYAADLLFSKINESVSSSRRFRPKLIVRSSCESV; encoded by the coding sequence ATGCAGCCTACCATTCATGATGTAGCCCGATTGGCTAACACATCCAAAAGCACCGTATCGCGTTACTTGAATGGCCAAAAGGTCAAAAAGCATACAGCGCTTGCACTGGAGCAAGCAATTCGCGAGTTGAACTTTCACCGTAATATGAATGCTCGGCGGCTGGTCATGAATAAAACATTTACTATCGGTGTGATCGTAGATAATATTTCGAATACGTTTTATTCCGGTTTGATCCGCGGCATTGAGCAAATGGTACACCGCAGCGGCTATAATAGCGTTTTTTACAGCTGGGACTCTACACTTACCGACCATCCTAGAGAAGAAGAGAAACGAGAAAGCACATTTTTGAAGCTGCTGCATGAAGGTCAGGTAGATGGATTAATCATGCTTAGTTTCTGTAAACGCAGCTTGGAGGAACTGCAGCGAATCGCGGATACGCCGTACCCAGTAGTATTGATTGGGGATGATGGACAGCAGGAGCAGTTGTTGTCGGTCGATGTGGATCATGAAGCTGGTATTGATGATACGGTGCAGTATCTATACGATCTCGGTCATCGGCGGATATCTTATATTTCTGGTCCCTCATACATAACAGCTAGTACCTATCGGTTTCAAGGATATGTGCAGGCACTGCAACAGCGAGGCATAGATTACGACGAGAAGCTGGTGATCTCATCAGATTGGAGTAAGGAGGGAGGATATACGGCAATGCAGCATCTATTAAAACGGTCCTCTTTTACCGCGGTCATCGGCTCCAACGATGAAGTGGCTGTCGGAGCGATGCGTGCTGCCGTGGAAGCGGGACTGCATGTACCGACCGACATGTCGATTGCTGGCTATGATGATATTCCCATTTCCGCTTGGATTATGCCGGGCTTGACCACAGTGAGGCAGCCGCTGGAACAGGTGGGTCAGTATGCAGCAGACCTTCTGTTTAGCAAAATAAATGAGTCTGTGAGCAGTAGTCGACGATTTCGTCCCAAGCTTATCGTGCGATCTTCATGCGAATCCGTATAG
- a CDS encoding carbohydrate ABC transporter permease: MNSRLNKYYFGYIFVAPFFISFALFGLIPIGYTLYLSFMSWDAFTDPTYAGLDNYVRLLHDLAFYQSIGNTLIIWVLSIVPQLLIAITLAVLLNEKFIRGKHFFRAIYYFPNLITPVTLGVLFSLIFDWQTGSINKMLMTFGLVDDPVNWFNNPWWSRLIVAAVICWQNFGFNMIVFIAGLQGISSEVYEAAEMDGAGGWQRTLYVTLPLLRPVFLFTLITSVIGGLQLFDSPFMIGNGPNNTTRTMIMYLYETAFKNFNFSYGAAIAYGVFVIVMIFTVITLLITRKKAA; this comes from the coding sequence ATGAATTCCCGGCTGAACAAATACTATTTTGGCTATATTTTTGTGGCACCGTTTTTTATTTCATTTGCTCTGTTCGGACTTATTCCGATTGGTTACACGTTGTATCTCAGCTTTATGAGCTGGGATGCCTTTACCGATCCGACCTATGCCGGTCTTGATAATTACGTGCGGTTGCTGCATGATCTCGCCTTTTACCAGTCTATCGGCAACACCCTCATTATCTGGGTACTCTCGATTGTGCCACAGCTTCTGATTGCCATCACACTGGCAGTTCTCCTAAATGAAAAGTTTATCCGTGGTAAGCATTTCTTCCGTGCAATTTATTATTTTCCGAATCTGATTACGCCAGTTACGCTAGGTGTATTGTTCAGTCTGATCTTTGACTGGCAAACAGGTAGTATCAACAAAATGCTCATGACATTCGGTTTGGTCGACGACCCAGTCAATTGGTTTAACAATCCGTGGTGGTCCCGACTGATCGTAGCAGCGGTGATTTGCTGGCAGAATTTTGGCTTTAATATGATTGTTTTTATCGCCGGACTTCAAGGTATTTCCTCCGAAGTATATGAAGCCGCTGAGATGGATGGAGCAGGCGGGTGGCAACGCACATTGTACGTCACTTTGCCATTGTTGCGTCCCGTCTTCCTATTTACGCTCATTACGTCCGTAATTGGTGGGTTACAGCTGTTTGATTCGCCGTTCATGATCGGCAATGGACCGAACAATACGACACGTACCATGATTATGTATTTGTATGAGACTGCTTTTAAAAATTTCAATTTCAGCTATGGAGCGGCGATTGCTTACGGTGTCTTTGTCATCGTTATGATCTTCACCGTTATTACACTTCTGATTACTCGCAAAAAGGCAGCCTGA
- a CDS encoding carbohydrate ABC transporter permease encodes MEVSQTGTIQHRQTGNWIARLIIYLFLIGSAVICLIPFYSMFITATHTNSSIARQLLLIPGGELLHNYSRLVEAVPIWRGFFNTTLISTISTLLTVYFSALAGYGFSKYRFRLNSVLFGIVLGTMMIPGQLGIIGFYRLMDSFGWLNTYWPLILPSIHNAFGVFLMKQFADSMIPSEMVESGRIDGSGEWRIFHRLVLPLLMPGMATLAIFTFIGKWNDFLNPLIILFDSQLQTLPVMIAGVKSQFSADFGAQYVGIVISIIPILIVFSIMSRRIIGSVAAGAVKG; translated from the coding sequence ATGGAAGTGAGTCAAACGGGTACGATACAACACCGACAGACAGGCAACTGGATTGCTCGGCTCATCATTTATCTGTTTTTGATTGGCAGTGCCGTGATTTGCTTGATTCCGTTTTACAGTATGTTTATAACGGCTACTCATACCAATTCCAGTATCGCCCGTCAGCTATTGCTGATTCCCGGTGGAGAGCTGCTGCATAACTATAGCAGACTGGTAGAAGCGGTACCGATCTGGCGCGGATTTTTCAATACGACTCTGATCAGTACCATATCGACACTGCTGACAGTCTATTTTTCCGCGTTAGCGGGGTATGGTTTTTCCAAATATCGCTTTCGTCTGAATAGCGTATTATTCGGCATCGTATTAGGCACAATGATGATTCCGGGGCAATTGGGCATTATCGGTTTTTATCGTCTGATGGATTCGTTTGGCTGGCTTAACACCTATTGGCCCTTAATTCTGCCCTCCATCCATAACGCATTTGGGGTTTTCCTGATGAAGCAGTTTGCCGATAGCATGATTCCATCCGAGATGGTGGAGTCGGGACGGATCGATGGAAGTGGGGAATGGCGGATTTTTCATCGTCTCGTATTGCCGCTGCTGATGCCGGGTATGGCAACACTGGCCATATTCACGTTTATTGGCAAATGGAATGATTTCCTCAATCCATTAATTATTCTGTTCGATAGCCAGTTACAAACCTTGCCCGTAATGATTGCCGGAGTAAAGTCGCAATTCAGTGCCGATTTTGGCGCACAATATGTAGGGATTGTGATTTCCATTATTCCGATTCTGATTGTATTTTCGATCATGTCTAGACGGATTATCGGAAGTGTAGCTGCTGGTGCCGTGAAAGGATAA